The genomic stretch GGGACTCAGAAATGACTGTCAATCACCTGTAGATGTGTCTCAAAGAAGTCTAACGTGATGCAGAAAGGTTGATGAGGTGAAACACGTTAGCCCTTACCTCAGGTTTTACGCTCATTGTAGAACATCTCCTGGAGggaagaggggggcgttcaggCCTTATAGGAGATTGTACTTGCTCAGTACTGTCAGCTGTTGTACTAGAAGTCCCGCAGAAGGTCACCTCTTCTTTAGCGACAGCTGGTGAGACTGGAGGTTGTTGAATAGAGCATTTGGATTGCTGACTCTCATCAGTGCCGCTCTATCCAAGAAAATATtaacaagacagaaaaaaaaactagtattaaaggggaactaaacccattttcaaaattcatacatcaaaaattaacagtaaaatgaacaactctctcccaaatccaacaATTATGACCCTATACCCTATATGACACCAAAACACTGAATGCATTCCagcatttgtttttatgtagGTTGCTGAGCTTTCATGCTGTTGATTGTAGAGTTtgattatgtatttatataccCTCAactcacagaaaacacagagtccataataataatttacCTTGAAATGCGTCGTATAAGTCCCAAAGATGTTCACCTCTGAGACAGCTGGTGAGACTGGAGGTTGTTGCATGGAGCTGATGTAGGATTGCTGACTCTCATCAGTGCAGCTCTGTCCAAGAAAATATtaacaaaacattattaaacaCGTTTCACATTTTTAAACCAGTCCATAATGCATAGCTTTTAGCTTGCAATTTACCGTTGTACAAGAAGTCCCGCAGAGGGTCACCTCTTCTTTAGCGACAGCTGGTGGGACTGGAGGTTGTTGCATGGAGCTGATGTAGGAACATCTGGATTGTTGACTCTCATCTGTGCAGTTCTATCCAAGAAAATATTGGATTTTTGGGACAACTTAGAAATGACTGTCAATTACCTTTCAGATGTGTCTCAAAGAGGTCTAACGTGTTTTGCAGAAAGGTTGGGATGGGGTGAAATACGTTAGCTCTTACCTCATGTTTTAGCCTCATTGTAGAACCTCTACTGTGAGACGAGggaagaggggggcgttcaggCCGTGTAGGAGAGTGTACTCCATCAGTACTGACAGCTGGAGACTAGCAGAGAAATTAAGAAGGAGCAAGTAAGCTATAGTTGTATCATTTAAGGGCTTTTCACACTGCACCAAGGGAGCTGTTAGTAAAGGTTATCCTTGGGTCAACTCTTAGCAAATATGCAGTGTGAAAAGACCATTAGTGAATCACAACACACTTGGAAAAACAAGAATGGTAGCCTAAATATCAAGGGTTTGAAAATAAATTTTGGATACATTTTTTATCCTAAAagccattatttaaaaaaacaaaaaaaaacacatatttatgtTACTAAAAACATTATGATGTGAGCAaaattttaaaggaatagttcaacattttgagaaaggtgcttatttgctttcttgcggAGTTGGAcaagaagatcaataccactctcacgtCTATCCGTTAGGAGAAACGGCTAGTCTGGCTTTGTCCAAATGTAACAAAGTCTgactaccagcacctctaaagctcactagttAACACGTTACATCTCATTTGTTTCAACATTACAAAAATCAAAGGGTAAAAAAGACAATTTGCATTTTTCGCAGGGGGTAATGACTATTTGTTGGCCGGAGGCAGTGACTTCCTGTCGTCTCCGCTGGTCGCCTGGCAACCTCATAGTGACAAAAAGACTTCAAGAGTGCGGAGTGGTATTGATCTCCTCATCCAACTCTCTATTCCTTTAAGATGAGTCATATTTCCTAGTAATAACACACACGTAGCAATCTGTTAAGGAATAAAATGAAGCTTGTTACTTTGTTTAAAATATCATATACCCTCACATTTGGCTCAAAAATTGAAGTCACGTAGTGATTGCCTCCGTCGACTGTGGGTTTACTAGAGATCAAATATTTGTGTGAATACAGTGGTGGTCTGGGAGGAGGACGAACAGGGCGAGGCGTCTTATAGTCTGCAGGATATCCACTGAGTTGGGAACTCTGATGACAGAATgacaatgaaaaaaatgaatgcatgcTAATTAATACGTGCTATCGTGAGTTAATCTTAGAGACCATATCCCGACTCACCACTGCATTGGTTGTATTGCTAGTCGTGTCTGCAGGGTCAACAGtgctattgttgttgttatactGGGACTTTGGTTGTATTTTCGACCTGGGACGAGGTACAGGCCTGACTTTAACCTCTGACTGGCTTCCATCTGTGACATCAggctgacaaaaaaacaaaaacataagcGAATCAATATTTCCAGTAATGCATGAGAACATAGCTCAATAACCACAATAGtgtttaaaagaaaatcatCAAGTCTATACCAAGAAGTTCAAGCTCAAGTCCTAGGATTTCTATTTTTACAGCACTCTGAATGTCTCTGGTTCCTCTAAAGATGCAGATtacactgttgtcaggctaaagcatcatagatgtggatcaataggggcctactacatccAATAgtgggttttatcatctatttacatGGTAGTGTAAGTTAAGTaagttttagaacgtgttagaatgtgttgcttttaagtttcgcatTCACTTTTataacgtagtaggtgtagtaggcccctgttgacccacatctatggtgcttatagcccCCGATAAGGCATAGTTAATGAAGCCTGATAACAGCCGAATAGGGTGAAAGATGAAACAAGGTGATAACATGAAAAATACCGGCAGACACACCAAAAACCATTCAGCAATTCATGCATTCGGATGGAGAACAGTTAGCAGGAACTTGTGTTTACCATTAGTGCATCCAGTTCTTCGTACACCGACTCTGAGACGTCCCAGGAGCTGGCGATGGTGGACTTCATCTAGGGGTTTAATAGTGACAGAAAGTCTAATATTAGAGCTATTAAGATAAGAGCAAAGGCTGCCAATTTGTTCTGTCGTTTTGATCTTAGTCTAAGATTAGGACTAAGACTAAGAtgtctttagttgattagtcattttttatcctttttcATGCTAAATTACTTATTATCAAGaagcttatgagcacatctctgcaaaaattttttttttttaattaaatttaaaaaaaaatgttggtgcttttgtgtgattctttgtggagaaactcagttttacagatctgtcgattaaatcaactcgATCGATTATTCGACAAAAtggtatgagtgttagtcgactaagaatttctttggtcaaggacagtaTTTCCATGCCTGACCCCAGGTGTACTGTGTGATAATTTTGTTTATAATCTGTGTTACTAATCAAGTCTTGGTTGCCATAGCGGGAGACCAATGTTCATAATTTGTGAATAATGTTTaatgctgaaaaaaaataaccaaataggcatttttttaaaacaccgggcattttgacatgtcacagtaccGGAGACACACAGGTGTGTATGTTGGATCACTGTCATACTGTCAGGACTTACTGGAACAGTActtaaatatgtaaatcaatTCTTTTCCGATTTATTGATGGCAGAGAAGTTAATTAGTACTGTGACATTCAATTATGTGAATAAATACAAGCACTGTCTACCAGCCAAAGAGAAAAATATGACTGCAATGCATTTTACGGAATTTGCGTGCGAAACCAGCTGAGCTGAGATCAGCATTGTTTACAAAAGCAATAGCATTCCTGATGGGAGGGTTTGCTGGAAAGTGCGCACATGGCAACACTTGTTATTCCACCTGCAGTGTAATTAGTGCTTCTCAGTGTTGTCTTCTACATATTTCATCATAGACAAATGGTTTATTATAACAAATCTGCTTATCAGTACAATAGTTGGATAGTTGTTTGAGCAGCGGGACTATAGCAAGACGTTTAAGCATTTTAAGCGCACCACCATGCGCTGCTGTATTCACAAGTTCATATCACTGGTTTGATATGTTTAACTGGACTCCAACATTGTCTCATAGGTGCTCTGATTCTACAAGGTTTGCTGCTGTTTCAGTTCGAGCTTGTGTTTCACTGCTTGGACCAAATTCTTACTAGCTAATTGATTGTGTAACTTATTAATGTACAGAGCTCCAGATATAATGACCAATACGTTATAGTAATTTATTCAGTGAATTGGTGGTATATGTTATGTTAGATGTTATAGTTATAACAAGATGTTATTCACATTATAACAATATGTTTTCATGTTATTACGATATATACAAACTTATCACTTTATAACATGAAATCTTTCTTTATCTTTTCCTGTTTTAACAATATAGTGTTTATCTGGTTATAACATGAAACTTTTCAtgttaaaacataaatgttatAACGTGATCATCACTTATAttgttaaaacataaaaaatgtcatgctATAACAATATACTATGTTATCACGTTATAACGTGATTATCATCACTTATATCgttaaaatgcaaaatatttcACTTTATAGCAATATAAGTGATGATCATGTTAAAATGTGAAAAGTTTCAcgaaataacaacataaataGTATTTTGTTATAACGAAAAAGTTTCTTGGTATAACGTGATAAGTTTGTCTgccataataacgtgttaaaaCATCTTGTTGTAACAACAAACTTTTCACGTTATAAAGTGATATTGATCCATTTTTTGCTGCCGTAGAATTATAATTAGTGGTGCATTAATCACTGTTAATTAGAGGGTTAATGTTGTCGCTGGTAAAGGTGGGTGGTGCTTATTTAAATTAGTTTATTCACTGCCAGGTAGCTTAatccataataatat from Sebastes fasciatus isolate fSebFas1 chromosome 13, fSebFas1.pri, whole genome shotgun sequence encodes the following:
- the LOC141781523 gene encoding uncharacterized protein LOC141781523 is translated as MRLKHENCTDESQQSRCSYISSMQQPPVPPAVAKEEVTLCGTSCTTSCTDESQQSYISSMQQPPVSPAVSEVNIFGTYTTHFKSGTDESQQSKCSIQQPPVSPAVAKEEVTFCGTSSTTADSTEQVQSPIRPERPPLPSRRCSTMSVKPESGHDEGQQSKCSMQQPAVSPAVAKEELTLCGTSCATINSKLKVMHRVLQD